The Anaerolineales bacterium genome contains a region encoding:
- the folD gene encoding bifunctional methylenetetrahydrofolate dehydrogenase/methenyltetrahydrofolate cyclohydrolase FolD: MTATVLDGKALAKQIEAELAVRVRALLQRNGGKIPVLATILVGEDPASVTYVRMKGNACKRVGMESVQVRLAQECPTASVLAEIDKLNSDPAVNGILLQHPVPKQVDERACFDRIALGKDVDGVTCLGFGRMAMGLSAFGSATPAGIMRLLAHYRIPLAGRRAVVVGRSPILGKPLAMMLMNANATVTVCHSRTQNLPEVVRQGDIVVGAVGKAEFIRGDWIKPGAVVIDAGYNEGNVGDVELSAVAETCAAYTPVPGGVGPMTIVMLITQTVEAAEKVAA, translated from the coding sequence ATGACCGCAACCGTGTTGGATGGAAAAGCGCTCGCCAAGCAGATCGAAGCCGAGTTGGCTGTCCGGGTCCGGGCGCTGCTGCAGCGCAACGGCGGCAAGATCCCCGTTCTGGCGACGATCCTCGTCGGCGAGGATCCGGCTTCGGTGACCTACGTGCGCATGAAGGGCAACGCCTGCAAGCGGGTGGGGATGGAATCGGTCCAGGTGCGCCTTGCACAGGAATGTCCGACCGCAAGCGTGCTGGCGGAAATCGACAAACTCAACTCCGATCCGGCGGTGAACGGCATTCTGCTCCAGCATCCGGTCCCCAAACAGGTCGACGAGCGGGCCTGTTTCGACCGGATCGCCCTCGGGAAGGACGTGGACGGGGTGACCTGCCTCGGGTTCGGTCGGATGGCGATGGGGCTGTCCGCCTTCGGCTCCGCCACCCCCGCCGGAATTATGCGGCTGCTGGCGCACTACCGGATTCCCCTCGCGGGGCGGCGCGCGGTGGTGGTCGGCCGCAGCCCGATCCTCGGCAAGCCGCTGGCGATGATGCTTATGAACGCGAACGCGACCGTGACGGTGTGCCATTCGCGGACACAGAATCTGCCGGAGGTCGTGCGCCAGGGGGATATCGTCGTCGGCGCGGTGGGGAAAGCCGAGTTCATCCGCGGCGATTGGATTAAGCCGGGGGCGGTGGTGATCGACGCCGGATACAACGAGGGGAACGTCGGGGATGTCGAGCTTTCGGCGGTGGCTGAAACCTGCGCCGCCTACACGCCGGTCCCCGGCGGGGTGGGGCCGATGACGATCGTGATGCTGATCACGCAGACCGTCGAGGCGGCGGAGAAGGTGGCCGCGTGA